The Vibrio kanaloae genome has a window encoding:
- the fusA gene encoding elongation factor G, translating into MADLSKYRNIGIFAHVDAGKTTTTERILKLTGQIHKSGETHDGESTTDFMEQEAERGITIQSAAVSCFWNDHRLNVIDTPGHVDFTVEVYRSLKVLDGGIGVFCGSGGVEPQSETNWRYANESGVSRLIFVNKLDRMGADFYNVVDQVKNVLGATPLVMVLPIGREDEFVGVVDLLSRKAYVWDDTGLPENYEIKDVPADMVDDVEQYREELIETAVEQDDDLMEAYMEGEEPSIEDVKRCIRKGTRDLAFFPTFCGSAFKNKGVQIVLDAVVDYLPSPTEVDPQPLMDEEGEETGEHAIVSTSETFKALAFKIMDDRFGALTFVRIYSGKLNKGDTILNAFTGKTERVGRMVEMQADDRNELTSAQAGDIIAIVGMKNVQTGHTLCDPKHPVTLEPMVFPTPVISIAVSPKDKGGSEKMGIAIGKMVAEDPSFQVETDEETGETILKGMGELHLDIKVDILKRTYGVDLTVGAPQVAYRETITQAIEDSYTHKKQSGGSGQFGKIDYRIKPGEAGSGFSFKSSVVGGNVPKEFWPAVEKGFASMMENGVLAGFPTLDVEVELFDGGFHAVDSSAIAFEIAAKGAFRQSMPKAGAQLLEPIMNVDVFTPDDHVGDVIGDLNRRRGMIKDQQAGVTGVRIKADVPLSEMFGYIGHLRTITSGRGQFSMEFAQYAPCPTNVADEVIAKVKAEKEAGK; encoded by the coding sequence ATGGCAGATTTATCGAAATACAGAAACATTGGTATTTTCGCGCACGTTGATGCGGGTAAAACAACTACCACTGAGCGTATCCTTAAGCTAACTGGTCAAATCCACAAATCTGGTGAGACACATGATGGCGAATCAACTACTGACTTCATGGAACAGGAAGCTGAGCGCGGTATTACTATCCAATCAGCAGCTGTAAGCTGTTTTTGGAACGATCACCGTCTAAACGTTATCGATACTCCTGGACACGTTGACTTTACAGTTGAAGTATACCGTTCTCTTAAAGTACTTGATGGCGGTATCGGTGTATTCTGTGGTTCTGGTGGTGTTGAACCTCAATCAGAAACTAACTGGCGCTACGCTAACGAATCAGGTGTATCTCGTCTGATCTTCGTTAACAAACTAGACCGTATGGGTGCAGATTTCTACAACGTTGTTGACCAAGTTAAAAACGTTCTAGGTGCAACTCCTCTAGTTATGGTTCTACCAATCGGTCGTGAAGACGAATTCGTTGGTGTTGTAGACCTACTAAGCCGTAAAGCATACGTTTGGGATGACACTGGTCTTCCTGAAAACTACGAAATAAAAGATGTTCCTGCGGACATGGTAGATGACGTAGAACAATACCGTGAAGAGCTAATCGAAACTGCTGTAGAGCAAGACGATGACCTAATGGAAGCTTACATGGAAGGTGAAGAGCCTTCTATCGAAGACGTTAAGCGTTGTATCCGTAAAGGTACTCGTGACCTAGCATTCTTCCCAACTTTCTGTGGTTCTGCATTCAAAAACAAGGGCGTACAAATCGTTCTTGACGCTGTTGTAGATTACCTACCTTCTCCAACTGAAGTTGATCCTCAACCTCTAATGGACGAAGAAGGCGAAGAAACTGGCGAGCACGCTATCGTTTCTACAAGCGAGACATTTAAAGCGCTTGCATTCAAAATCATGGATGACCGCTTCGGTGCCCTAACTTTCGTTCGTATTTACTCTGGTAAATTGAACAAAGGTGACACTATTCTTAATGCCTTTACTGGTAAAACTGAGCGTGTTGGCCGTATGGTTGAGATGCAAGCTGATGACCGTAACGAACTAACTAGCGCACAAGCTGGTGACATCATTGCGATCGTTGGTATGAAGAACGTGCAAACTGGTCACACTCTATGTGATCCTAAGCACCCAGTAACGCTTGAGCCTATGGTATTCCCAACTCCAGTAATCTCAATCGCTGTATCTCCAAAAGATAAAGGCGGTTCTGAGAAAATGGGTATCGCGATCGGTAAAATGGTTGCAGAAGATCCATCTTTCCAAGTTGAGACTGACGAAGAGACTGGCGAAACTATCCTGAAAGGTATGGGTGAACTTCACCTAGACATCAAGGTAGATATCCTTAAGCGTACATACGGCGTTGACCTAACTGTAGGTGCTCCTCAAGTTGCTTACCGTGAAACTATCACTCAAGCAATTGAAGATAGCTACACGCACAAGAAGCAATCTGGTGGTTCTGGTCAATTCGGTAAGATCGATTACCGTATCAAACCAGGCGAAGCTGGTTCTGGCTTCTCATTCAAGTCTTCTGTTGTGGGCGGTAACGTTCCTAAAGAATTCTGGCCAGCAGTTGAGAAAGGCTTTGCATCTATGATGGAAAACGGCGTACTAGCTGGCTTCCCTACTCTAGACGTTGAAGTTGAACTTTTCGATGGTGGTTTCCACGCAGTCGATTCATCTGCAATCGCATTTGAAATCGCAGCGAAAGGCGCATTCCGTCAATCTATGCCTAAAGCTGGCGCGCAACTTCTTGAGCCTATCATGAACGTTGACGTGTTCACTCCAGACGATCACGTTGGTGATGTTATCGGTGACCTTAACCGTCGTCGTGGCATGATCAAAGATCAACAAGCTGGCGTTACTGGTGTTCGTATTAAAGCTGACGTCCCTCTTTCTGAGATGTTCGGCTACATCGGTCACCTACGTACTATCACTTCTGGTCGTGGCCAATTCTCTATGGAATTCGCACAATACGCACCATGTCCAACTAACGTTGCTGACGAAGTGATTGCAAAAGTTAAAGCAGAAAAAGAAGCTGGTAAGTAA